A stretch of the Marivirga tractuosa DSM 4126 genome encodes the following:
- a CDS encoding endonuclease gives MLFQFKTRDFIRSLMLFLLMGLLFHHSQAQIPSGYYDSANGKTGDQLKAALNDIISGHTTYPYSSSGIDVWDILKEADKDPNNSANVIGIYSGFSMDASAEYNNGDGWNREHVWAKSRGDFGTSEGPGTDCHHLAVADISTNGARGNMNFDYGDTFYTDTQGFYSGSTLSKTSSTADVWEPRDEVKGDVARMMFYMATRYEGENGDVDLELTETLLGSTDKSPYHGKLSVLLEWHQQDPVSAAEIQRNNVIYSYQNNRNPFIDHPEYVCEIYSCSTSGGNIAPYFTSSPVTTLSAESTYSYSITTTDPDGDDVSISASTLPNWMSFTDNGSGSATITGSTQTAGDYSVTLNVSDGSASNSQNYTVNVISSGGGSGSTSELIFSEYIEGSSYNKGLEIANFTGSLVDLSAYSIMKQTNGSGSWTGELTLNGSIAHEDVFVVVNSNAASAMQAEADLISSSAALSFNGNDPIGLFKNGQLIDVIGNFNSSSSFGQNTTLVRKETISEPNATYSTSEWDGYSSDTFSFLGSHSIAGSGGGDTEAPSVPANLQVSNVTETSFDISWNASTDNVGVDQYVIYLDGSLYANSSSTTATVNGLSASTNYLVSLSAQDAGGNESNQSSNVGVTTSAPAPSLDCQNTINSFPYNQGFESGSDWFQSTSDDFDWTINSGGTASSNTGPASAFDGNYYFYIEASSPNYSYKTATIESPCFDLGSENQASFNFNYHMYGASNMGFLSLEITTDGVNWNTLWTKSGNQATAWLAENIDLSAYLGETIKLRFVGQTADTWQGDIAIDNLEVSTSQPVVESTLDLSLTFDNYPEETTWEIVEGSTVIAEGGPYGNYADGSTANVSITVPEGCYDFIIYDSYGDGICCSYGSGSYTLSNGNNVIVSGGSFGSGESTSFCVGNNFRSLTNTERLSSEIESAGFNVHPNPAVSELEIFTGKMEATAYQIISLSGKIEQSGNLNAKSSTIDVTNLESGLYVLKVLDSENVVVRKIMVK, from the coding sequence ATGCTATTTCAATTTAAAACCCGAGATTTCATCAGAAGTCTAATGCTTTTTCTTTTGATGGGTTTACTTTTTCATCATTCACAAGCTCAAATACCTTCAGGATATTACGATTCCGCAAATGGTAAAACAGGAGATCAACTGAAAGCCGCTCTAAATGATATTATTAGCGGACACACTACATATCCCTATAGCAGTTCAGGCATAGATGTGTGGGACATTTTAAAAGAAGCTGATAAAGACCCGAACAATTCAGCCAATGTAATTGGAATTTATTCGGGTTTTTCAATGGATGCTTCTGCAGAATACAATAATGGTGACGGCTGGAATAGAGAGCACGTATGGGCTAAATCAAGAGGGGATTTTGGTACCAGTGAAGGCCCAGGAACGGATTGCCATCATTTGGCAGTAGCTGATATTTCTACAAATGGTGCTAGAGGCAATATGAATTTTGACTATGGAGATACTTTTTATACCGATACCCAAGGCTTTTACTCTGGCAGTACTTTATCAAAAACAAGCAGTACAGCAGATGTTTGGGAACCACGTGATGAAGTTAAAGGTGATGTAGCACGAATGATGTTCTATATGGCAACTCGCTATGAAGGAGAAAATGGTGATGTCGATTTAGAACTGACCGAAACTTTATTGGGAAGTACTGATAAGTCTCCATATCACGGAAAGCTATCTGTATTATTAGAATGGCATCAACAAGACCCAGTAAGTGCAGCTGAAATTCAAAGAAATAATGTTATCTACAGCTATCAGAATAATAGAAATCCTTTCATAGATCACCCTGAATATGTATGTGAAATTTATAGCTGCTCAACTTCTGGTGGAAATATTGCGCCCTATTTTACTTCTAGTCCAGTAACAACATTATCTGCTGAGAGTACCTATTCGTATTCAATCACAACTACTGATCCTGATGGAGATGATGTTAGCATCTCTGCTTCTACTTTACCAAATTGGATGAGCTTTACGGATAATGGCAGCGGTTCTGCAACTATCACGGGTAGTACTCAAACAGCAGGAGATTATTCTGTTACCCTAAATGTTTCTGATGGATCAGCAAGCAATTCTCAAAACTATACGGTAAATGTAATAAGTTCAGGTGGAGGAAGTGGATCAACCAGTGAGCTTATTTTCTCTGAATACATTGAAGGCTCTTCTTACAATAAAGGTTTAGAAATTGCCAATTTTACTGGTTCACTGGTTGATTTATCAGCTTATTCCATCATGAAGCAAACCAATGGTTCTGGCTCATGGACAGGAGAATTAACCTTAAATGGATCAATCGCACACGAAGATGTTTTTGTTGTAGTGAATTCAAATGCTGCATCTGCTATGCAAGCTGAGGCTGATTTAATTTCAAGTAGCGCAGCATTGTCATTTAATGGAAATGATCCAATTGGATTATTCAAAAACGGACAACTAATTGATGTTATAGGTAATTTCAATAGCAGTTCAAGTTTTGGTCAGAATACCACTTTAGTAAGAAAGGAAACCATATCAGAACCTAATGCAACTTATTCTACTTCAGAATGGGATGGATATTCTTCCGATACCTTTAGCTTTTTAGGAAGTCATTCGATTGCCGGTTCAGGCGGAGGAGACACGGAAGCGCCTTCAGTTCCTGCTAATTTACAAGTAAGCAATGTTACAGAAACCTCTTTTGATATCAGCTGGAATGCTTCTACAGATAATGTAGGCGTGGATCAATACGTAATCTATTTGGACGGCAGTTTATATGCTAATTCTAGTTCCACAACAGCAACAGTAAATGGCTTGTCGGCTTCAACGAACTACTTAGTAAGTCTTTCTGCACAAGATGCCGGTGGAAATGAATCTAACCAAAGCTCAAATGTAGGGGTAACCACTTCTGCTCCAGCACCAAGCTTGGATTGCCAAAATACCATAAATTCATTTCCCTATAACCAAGGGTTTGAAAGTGGAAGTGATTGGTTTCAATCCACTAGCGATGATTTTGATTGGACGATCAATTCAGGAGGAACAGCTTCTTCCAACACAGGTCCAGCCAGCGCCTTTGACGGTAATTACTATTTCTATATTGAGGCTTCCAGTCCAAATTACTCCTATAAAACAGCCACTATTGAAAGTCCTTGTTTTGATTTAGGTAGTGAAAATCAAGCTTCATTTAATTTTAATTACCATATGTATGGAGCTAGCAATATGGGTTTTTTATCTTTGGAAATTACCACAGATGGAGTTAATTGGAATACTTTGTGGACAAAATCAGGTAATCAAGCCACTGCTTGGCTAGCTGAGAATATAGATTTATCAGCCTATTTGGGAGAAACCATAAAACTAAGATTTGTAGGTCAAACAGCTGATACATGGCAAGGAGATATAGCCATTGATAATTTAGAAGTATCCACTTCTCAGCCAGTTGTTGAAAGCACACTTGATTTATCGCTGACTTTCGATAACTATCCTGAAGAAACCACCTGGGAAATTGTAGAGGGTTCAACTGTAATAGCAGAAGGAGGTCCTTATGGAAATTATGCAGACGGAAGTACTGCTAATGTTTCCATCACCGTTCCAGAAGGCTGTTATGATTTCATTATTTATGATAGTTATGGCGATGGAATTTGCTGTTCTTACGGAAGTGGTTCTTATACTTTAAGCAACGGAAATAATGTAATTGTTTCGGGAGGAAGTTTCGGCAGTGGCGAAAGCACAAGCTTTTGTGTAGGCAATAATTTTAGAAGCTTGACTAATACAGAAAGACTTTCCTCAGAAATTGAGTCAGCTGGGTTTAATGTTCATCCAAATCCTGCTGTTTCTGAACTGGAAATTTTTACAGGAAAAATGGAGGCTACCGCTTATCAAATCATTTCACTTTCTGGAAAAATAGAGCAAAGTGGAAATTTGAATGCAAAATCTAGTACTATTGATGTGACAAATTTAGAATCGGGTCTTTATGTTTTAAAAGTTCTAGATTCAGAAAATGTGGTTGTAAGAAAAATAATGGTCAAATAA
- a CDS encoding bifunctional alpha,alpha-trehalose-phosphate synthase (UDP-forming)/trehalose-phosphatase, whose amino-acid sequence MAKTIIVSNRLPIRIEKEDGQKVYKTSEGGLATGLGSIYKEGNNIWIGWPGISLDHEEEQEVEKELIDRNMRPVFLTDDDVEDFYLGFSNQTLWPAFHYFIHHMRFVDEEWESYYNANRKFADAVSKWLEPDDIIWVHDYQLMLVPEMIRKQFPNVTIGFFQHIPFPSYEVFRMIPWRKKLLNGVLGADYIGFHTYDDMRHFLSSCHRLAGYSYERNQILVKNRLVEADSLPMGIDYEKYLQSATSQLAKAKEISYRDSLGSQELILSMDRLDYSKGIPGRLQAFDKFLEKYPEYQGRVSLFLIVVPSRDQVASYKALKEKVEFLVGHVNGKYGTINYVPVHFYYRSFPLDDLSAFYRMCKIAMITPKRDGMNLVCKEYIASRENEDGVLILSEMAGASKELSDAILVNPNDQNEMVEAIKRALEMPLNEQKRRMKIMQRTVKKYTIFQWVDLFMNNLKDLKERQQSMATKKLNDKIKSNITKEFKKAKNPIIFLDYDGTLVPFHENPDECAPDAELSQILHQLAVKAKLVVISGRKAATLEEWLDEFNIDLIAEHGIKTKRAGAKWQVSGDLQNDGWKNEARDILEFYIQRTPGSFLEEKEHTLVWHYRKVEKGLGSLRSSELSSHLKHFMTNKGLDVIEGDHVVEVKPSIINKGKAALERLKDETADFIMAFGDDRTDEDTFEALPKQALTVKVGSGFSYAKYAVENNEEVRALLQSFVQE is encoded by the coding sequence ATGGCAAAAACAATAATTGTATCCAATCGATTACCAATCAGAATAGAGAAAGAAGATGGGCAAAAAGTCTACAAGACGAGCGAAGGAGGTTTAGCTACTGGATTAGGTTCGATATACAAAGAAGGCAATAACATTTGGATTGGATGGCCTGGCATTTCATTAGATCATGAAGAGGAGCAAGAAGTAGAGAAAGAATTGATAGATCGTAATATGCGACCGGTTTTTTTAACTGACGATGATGTTGAAGACTTTTACTTAGGCTTCAGCAATCAAACCCTATGGCCTGCCTTTCATTACTTCATTCATCACATGCGATTTGTTGATGAGGAATGGGAATCCTATTACAATGCTAATAGGAAATTTGCCGATGCTGTTTCTAAATGGTTAGAGCCCGATGATATTATATGGGTACATGACTATCAGTTAATGCTTGTTCCGGAAATGATTCGAAAACAATTTCCGAATGTAACAATAGGTTTCTTTCAGCATATTCCTTTCCCATCATATGAAGTTTTCAGAATGATTCCATGGAGAAAAAAGCTGCTGAATGGAGTACTAGGTGCAGACTACATTGGTTTTCATACTTATGATGATATGCGCCATTTTTTAAGTAGCTGTCACCGCTTGGCAGGTTATAGTTACGAACGCAATCAGATTCTAGTTAAAAATAGACTAGTAGAGGCTGATTCTCTCCCAATGGGAATTGACTATGAAAAATACCTGCAGTCTGCTACCAGCCAATTGGCGAAAGCAAAAGAAATCAGCTATCGAGATTCTCTTGGGAGTCAGGAATTGATCCTCTCAATGGATCGACTAGATTATTCAAAAGGAATTCCGGGGCGTTTGCAAGCTTTTGACAAGTTCTTAGAAAAATATCCAGAGTATCAGGGCAGAGTTTCACTATTTTTAATTGTGGTTCCATCACGAGATCAGGTTGCCAGCTATAAAGCACTAAAAGAAAAGGTGGAGTTCTTAGTCGGACACGTGAACGGAAAATACGGAACTATTAATTACGTACCTGTTCATTTCTACTATAGAAGCTTCCCCTTAGATGATCTTTCAGCATTTTACAGAATGTGCAAAATCGCCATGATCACGCCAAAAAGAGATGGGATGAATCTGGTATGCAAGGAATATATTGCCAGTAGGGAGAATGAGGATGGAGTATTAATATTGAGTGAAATGGCAGGTGCTTCTAAAGAGTTATCTGATGCAATTTTGGTTAACCCAAATGATCAAAATGAAATGGTAGAAGCCATTAAAAGAGCCTTGGAAATGCCGCTGAATGAGCAAAAGCGCAGGATGAAAATCATGCAGAGAACAGTGAAGAAATATACCATTTTCCAATGGGTGGATCTTTTTATGAATAATTTAAAAGATCTCAAGGAGCGACAACAATCGATGGCTACCAAAAAGCTAAATGATAAGATTAAAAGTAATATTACCAAGGAGTTTAAAAAGGCAAAAAACCCTATAATTTTCCTTGATTATGATGGAACCTTAGTACCATTCCATGAAAACCCTGATGAATGTGCGCCAGATGCTGAATTATCTCAAATTTTACATCAATTGGCTGTAAAAGCTAAATTGGTAGTTATAAGTGGAAGAAAAGCGGCAACCTTAGAAGAATGGCTTGATGAATTCAATATTGACTTGATAGCCGAGCACGGTATCAAAACCAAAAGAGCGGGGGCTAAATGGCAAGTGAGTGGAGATTTACAAAATGATGGGTGGAAAAATGAGGCAAGAGATATTTTAGAATTCTACATTCAAAGAACACCAGGCTCATTTTTAGAAGAAAAAGAGCATACATTGGTTTGGCATTATAGAAAAGTAGAAAAGGGACTTGGTAGCTTGCGATCAAGTGAGCTCTCCAGTCACTTGAAACATTTCATGACCAATAAAGGCTTGGATGTAATTGAAGGAGATCATGTGGTTGAGGTGAAACCATCGATTATTAATAAAGGTAAAGCTGCTTTAGAAAGATTAAAAGATGAAACAGCTGACTTCATTATGGCTTTTGGAGATGACAGAACAGATGAAGACACATTTGAAGCACTACCAAAACAAGCTTTAACAGTGAAAGTGGGTAGCGGATTTTCTTATGCGAAATATGCAGTTGAAAATAATGAGGAGGTGAGAGCGCTTTTACAGTCTTTTGTACAAGAATAG
- a CDS encoding SpoIIAA family protein gives MKSYATVDSSTKPIITVTFTGEKSTDENFQQYLDELQSCYDDRQQIAITFDANKAVIPKLSHQRKQALWLSQHWKLMENYCLGTAYVIPSAAIRAVLKMIFSFQNQPVPYKIFSNSEEAESWIEELISKAKVAN, from the coding sequence ATGAAGTCCTACGCCACAGTTGATTCTTCTACGAAACCCATTATCACCGTAACTTTTACAGGTGAAAAAAGTACTGATGAAAATTTTCAGCAATATTTAGACGAATTGCAAAGCTGTTATGACGATAGGCAACAAATAGCAATAACGTTTGATGCCAACAAGGCTGTTATTCCAAAATTATCCCATCAAAGAAAACAAGCCCTTTGGCTCAGCCAACATTGGAAATTAATGGAAAATTATTGTCTAGGAACAGCATATGTAATACCAAGCGCTGCTATTAGGGCGGTTTTAAAAATGATTTTTTCATTTCAGAACCAACCCGTTCCTTATAAAATATTCTCAAATTCAGAAGAAGCAGAGTCTTGGATTGAAGAGTTAATCAGCAAAGCCAAAGTAGCTAATTAG
- a CDS encoding glutamate synthase subunit beta: MGQQDGFLKFDRELPDSRSPKKRVEDFKEIYQPFPEVKTKKQAARCMDCGIPFCHSGCPLGNIIPEFNDAVYRENWEEAAEILYSTNNFPEFTGRICPAPCEASCVLGINKPAVAIEHIEKTIAEKAYELGYIKADPPQERTGKKVAVIGSGPAGLAAADQLNKAGHWVTVFERETRIGGLLRYGIPDFKLEKQYVERRINIMDEEGVRFKVNAEVGKNINPDMLKDDFDSIVICTGSTVPRDLPIPGRDLTGIEFAMDFLTMQNKEVAGDEVKDKISAHGKNVVVIGGGDTGSDCIGTSHRQHASSVLQLELMPKPPQNRGESDPWPLWPMTLRTSSSHEEGGERKWGVLTKEFKGNEKGQLTHITLVDIEWVNQGGRQNMQEIQGTERDVPCELALLAIGFTQPENHLLESLGVHTTQAGTVEANHYKTNVDNIFTAGDARRGQSLVVWAISEGREAAREVDQYLMGKTELPAKDDSFFNVASSI; encoded by the coding sequence ATGGGACAACAAGACGGATTTTTAAAATTTGATAGGGAGTTGCCCGATAGCAGATCTCCCAAAAAGAGAGTAGAAGATTTCAAAGAGATTTATCAGCCATTTCCTGAAGTGAAAACCAAAAAACAAGCTGCTAGATGTATGGATTGTGGAATTCCATTCTGCCATTCTGGTTGCCCGCTTGGCAATATCATTCCTGAATTTAATGATGCAGTTTATCGAGAAAACTGGGAAGAAGCCGCTGAAATTCTTTATTCTACCAATAACTTCCCTGAATTTACAGGGAGAATTTGCCCTGCTCCATGCGAAGCAAGTTGCGTATTAGGTATCAACAAGCCGGCAGTTGCCATTGAGCATATCGAAAAGACCATAGCTGAAAAAGCGTATGAATTAGGTTATATCAAAGCTGATCCACCACAGGAAAGAACTGGCAAAAAAGTAGCCGTCATTGGTTCTGGCCCAGCAGGTTTAGCCGCTGCTGATCAACTGAATAAAGCGGGGCATTGGGTTACGGTTTTTGAAAGAGAAACCAGAATAGGTGGTTTATTGCGATATGGCATTCCTGATTTTAAGCTTGAAAAACAATATGTCGAGCGCAGAATCAATATCATGGATGAAGAAGGTGTTCGCTTTAAAGTGAATGCAGAAGTGGGTAAAAACATTAATCCGGATATGCTCAAAGATGATTTTGATTCCATTGTGATTTGTACTGGCTCTACCGTGCCTAGAGATTTACCTATTCCAGGACGGGATTTAACTGGAATTGAGTTTGCAATGGATTTCTTAACCATGCAGAATAAAGAAGTTGCAGGTGATGAAGTAAAAGATAAAATATCAGCTCATGGAAAAAATGTAGTGGTAATTGGCGGTGGAGATACAGGCTCTGATTGTATAGGGACATCCCACCGACAACATGCAAGCTCAGTCTTACAATTGGAATTAATGCCAAAACCACCTCAAAACAGAGGTGAATCTGATCCTTGGCCACTTTGGCCCATGACTCTACGTACCTCCTCATCTCATGAAGAAGGTGGAGAGAGAAAATGGGGAGTATTGACCAAGGAATTTAAAGGGAATGAAAAAGGACAATTAACTCATATTACTTTAGTGGATATTGAGTGGGTAAATCAGGGAGGAAGACAAAATATGCAGGAGATTCAAGGTACTGAAAGAGATGTTCCTTGCGAACTGGCTCTCTTAGCCATTGGTTTTACCCAACCTGAAAACCACTTATTGGAAAGCTTAGGAGTGCATACAACGCAAGCTGGAACCGTAGAGGCCAATCATTACAAAACCAATGTGGATAATATATTCACAGCTGGTGATGCTAGAAGAGGTCAGTCTTTAGTGGTTTGGGCCATTTCAGAAGGTAGAGAAGCGGCTAGAGAGGTAGATCAATATTTGATGGGAAAAACTGAATTGCCTGCAAAAGATGATTCTTTCTTTAATGTGGCGAGCTCTATTTAA
- a CDS encoding acetyl-CoA hydrolase/transferase family protein codes for MDNSLKIVTAEEAVSHVKSGDRVFIQGAAMTPVTLIDALANRYQSLENVEVMHLHTEGRAAYTEEPYYKSFRINSAFVGGNVRKAIQAGRGDYIPIFLSEVHWLFRRNILPLDVAFIQISTPDRHGYCSLGVSVDVTIPAIQTAKLVIAQVNPNVPRTHGDGIIHVSQIDYAIEANEPIHAHDIVLASEIEQQIGAHVAGLVDDGATLQMGIGAIPNAALQNLGNHKNLGIHTEMFSDGILPLVESGVINGSKKEVKTGKLVTCFAVGSQKLYDFMDDNPLVHMKEAAYTNDTAIIRRNPKVTAINSAIEIDLTGQVCADTIGKMQFSGVGGQMDFIRGASLSEGGKAILAMPAATKKGVSKIVPFLQEGAGVTTTRAHVHYVVTEYGVVDLYGKNLKQRAKALISIAHPDAREELEKAAFDRFKTI; via the coding sequence ATGGATAATTCATTAAAAATAGTAACAGCCGAAGAGGCTGTTTCACACGTAAAATCAGGCGACAGAGTATTTATTCAAGGAGCCGCTATGACTCCAGTAACATTAATAGATGCTTTGGCCAATAGATATCAATCATTAGAAAATGTGGAAGTAATGCACCTCCACACGGAAGGAAGAGCAGCTTATACGGAAGAGCCCTATTATAAATCTTTTAGAATCAATAGTGCTTTTGTGGGCGGAAATGTTAGAAAAGCAATTCAAGCTGGAAGAGGTGATTATATTCCAATTTTCTTAAGTGAAGTGCATTGGCTGTTCAGAAGAAATATCTTGCCTTTGGATGTAGCCTTTATTCAAATTTCTACTCCTGACCGACATGGATATTGCTCTTTAGGAGTTTCGGTAGATGTGACGATTCCTGCTATCCAAACCGCAAAACTTGTAATTGCACAGGTTAACCCTAATGTGCCAAGAACTCATGGAGATGGCATCATACACGTTAGTCAAATTGATTATGCCATTGAAGCAAACGAACCTATTCATGCCCATGATATTGTGTTAGCATCTGAAATTGAACAGCAAATCGGAGCACATGTTGCCGGGTTAGTAGATGATGGAGCTACCCTGCAAATGGGAATTGGCGCCATTCCAAATGCAGCATTACAAAATTTAGGAAACCATAAAAACTTGGGTATTCATACTGAAATGTTCTCTGATGGCATCTTACCATTAGTAGAAAGTGGGGTGATTAACGGTAGCAAAAAAGAAGTCAAAACAGGCAAATTGGTAACTTGTTTTGCAGTTGGATCTCAAAAACTTTACGACTTTATGGATGATAATCCTTTAGTCCACATGAAAGAAGCGGCCTACACTAATGATACGGCAATCATCAGAAGGAACCCGAAAGTAACCGCCATTAACTCTGCCATAGAAATCGACTTAACAGGTCAGGTTTGTGCCGATACAATTGGAAAGATGCAATTTTCAGGAGTAGGTGGACAAATGGATTTCATCAGAGGTGCATCTTTGTCTGAAGGAGGAAAAGCAATTTTAGCCATGCCGGCTGCAACTAAAAAGGGAGTGAGTAAAATCGTTCCATTTTTACAGGAAGGTGCTGGCGTAACCACCACAAGAGCTCACGTGCATTATGTGGTGACTGAATACGGAGTAGTTGACCTGTATGGCAAAAACCTGAAACAAAGAGCCAAAGCCCTAATTTCAATTGCACATCCAGATGCGAGGGAAGAATTAGAAAAAGCTGCCTTTGACAGATTTAAAACAATCTAA